AAGCCTACCCACAGATCAGGGGCATCTCGGAGAAAAATAGCCCCCAGTGCCCAGGCCAGAATGGGTGTCCATAGAAAATTCATACTCAGGCTAGTGGCAGTGGCCGTCACATTACGGATTGCACATCCAACCTGTTGCAGAGGCATGGGCAGAAAGGTTGCATAGAGCATCACGGTCAGCAAGGGCACAATTAACCCACTAGCCACTGATGGCAACTCCGAAACGTGAGCCAAAACCAACCCCACTAGCACAGACAGAAGCACGAAAACCGGCTGAAGTTTATCGTGTAGAGACATGGCAGGGTGACTTATGCTTGAGTAGCGGTAGGTAAAATGAGCATGGCATCACCAAAGGAATAGAAGCGATAGCGCTCGGCAATTGCCACTGCATAGAGGTCTAACAGCCGTTGCCGCCCGATCATGGCACTGACCAACATCATGAGACTAGAACAAGGCAAGTGAAAATTGGTGATTAACCCCTGGACGGTTCGCCATTGATAGCCAGGATAGATAAACAAATCAGTCTTGCCCCAAAAGGGTTGGAGTTCGCCTGTCTGAGAAGCCCCCTCTAGGGAACGCACAGATGTTGTGCCCACGGCAATAATGCGTCCCCCGCGGGCAAGGGCTTGACGAACTTTCTCGACCGTATCTTTCGGAATCTCTGCCCACTCACTATGCATGTTGTGGGTGGTAATATCCTCAACCTCAACGGGTCGAAAGGTGCCCACACCAATATGTAACGTGACAAATGCCCGATCGATACCCCGGTCCTGCAAGGTTGCTAACAGACGCTCAGTAAAGTGCAATCCGGCTGTGGGAGCCGCAACAGAGCCAACTCGATCAGCGTATACCGTCTGGTATTGGTCGGGGGATGCTTGACTGTCTGTGATGTATGGGGGCAGAGGAACATGACCCAACTGGTGAAACGCGGCCATTAGGTCTGCACCTGCGGCATCAAATTCTAAGACGCGGCCATTGGTAGCTGGGTCAGTTGCTAACACCCTAGCGGTCAGAG
The Cyanobacteriota bacterium DNA segment above includes these coding regions:
- the queA gene encoding tRNA preQ1(34) S-adenosylmethionine ribosyltransferase-isomerase QueA, with protein sequence MAINVTPLDLSRAAYDYHLPEDLIAQVPAHPRDSSRLLVVDSPTHHSHHRFWELPDLLQPGDLLVMNNTKVLPARLYGRKPRGTEVEILLLEEYDDRHWLCLVKPGRRLKPGTIIEFYDRTSHTDSPATSPALTARVLATDPATNGRVLEFDAAGADLMAAFHQLGHVPLPPYITDSQASPDQYQTVYADRVGSVAAPTAGLHFTERLLATLQDRGIDRAFVTLHIGVGTFRPVEVEDITTHNMHSEWAEIPKDTVEKVRQALARGGRIIAVGTTSVRSLEGASQTGELQPFWGKTDLFIYPGYQWRTVQGLITNFHLPCSSLMMLVSAMIGRQRLLDLYAVAIAERYRFYSFGDAMLILPTATQA